One part of the Schistocerca piceifrons isolate TAMUIC-IGC-003096 chromosome 7, iqSchPice1.1, whole genome shotgun sequence genome encodes these proteins:
- the LOC124805714 gene encoding GDP-fucose protein O-fucosyltransferase 2-like has protein sequence MTDFLPEVNTTIFDHVFYLKHPKDLWKDENFEERCSIDECPQGIPYRKGTKDGMWRGNFWGYSNLTATDLKRISFHGHGSLLVDILNNIHNRAVMTDHAKISLYDAFGDKVYWEVRRSMRFALALVEIETESWKDFLDSDDVTDGTVRPRDCKMEKGFSEAHGGPYLCVHLRRKDFVWARAKDVPSIKGAAQQISELLKNLEFDTVFIATDARKQEFKELKSFLRG, from the coding sequence ATGACAGATTTTTTACCCGAAGTAAACACAACTATATTTGACCATGTTTTCTATCTAAAACACCCAAAGGACCTATGGAAagatgaaaattttgaagaaagatgTAGTATTGATGAGTGCCCTCAGGGCATTCCTTACAGGAAGGGAACAAAAGATGGGATGTGGAGAGGAAACTTCTGGGGCTATTCAAACCTCACAGCTACAGATCTGAAACGCATCTCGTTTCATGGACATGGCTCGCTTCTGGTTGACATTCTGAATAACATACATAACAGAGCAGTCATGACTGATCATGCAAAAATTTCTCTGTATGATGCATTTGGTGATAAAGTATACTGGGAAGTTAGGAGGAGTATGAGATTTGCATTGGCACTTGTTGAGATAGAAACAGAATCCTGGAAAGATTTTCTTGACtctgatgatgtcactgatggtaCAGTAAGGCCAAGGGACTGCAAGATGGAAAAGGGATTTTCTGAAGCACACGGTGGACCATACTTGTGTGTACATCTGAGAAGAAAAGATTTTGTCTGGGCAAGAGCAAAAGATGTACCCAGTATCAAGGGAGCAGCCCAACAGATCTCCGAGTTGTTAAAGAATTTGGAGTTTGACACAGTATTTATCGCAACAGATGCTCGAAAACAAGAGTTTAAAGAACTGAAATCATTTCTGAGGGGTTAG